A region of Planococcus sp. MSAK28401 DNA encodes the following proteins:
- a CDS encoding S-ribosylhomocysteine lyase, which yields MKKMNVESFNLDHTKVAAPYVRLAGEKTGSNGDTIKKYDIRFKQPNKEHMDMPGLHSLEHMMAEHSRNHSEQIIDIGPMGCQTGFYLSVINHDDYEDILRILEATLTDVIAADEVPACNEVQCGWAASHSLEGAHELAKEMLAKKDEWRQVFKEETA from the coding sequence ATGAAAAAAATGAATGTTGAAAGCTTTAACTTGGACCATACAAAAGTAGCGGCACCTTATGTCCGCCTAGCCGGTGAAAAAACAGGATCAAACGGAGACACTATCAAAAAATATGATATCCGCTTCAAGCAGCCGAACAAAGAACATATGGACATGCCTGGCCTTCATTCGCTCGAGCACATGATGGCTGAGCATAGTCGCAACCACTCGGAGCAAATCATCGACATCGGGCCGATGGGCTGCCAAACCGGCTTTTATTTGTCAGTCATCAACCACGATGATTACGAAGACATTTTGCGCATTCTTGAAGCAACCTTGACGGATGTCATTGCAGCAGACGAAGTGCCGGCATGCAACGAAGTGCAATGCGGCTGGGCAGCAAGCCATAGCTTAGAAGGCGCACATGAACTGGCTAAGGAAATGCTTGCGAAAAAAGATGAGTGGCGCCAAGTGTTTAAAGAAGAAACGGCATAA
- a CDS encoding bifunctional cystathionine gamma-lyase/homocysteine desulfhydrase: protein MKPKTRLIHGGIFGDEATGAVSTPIYQVSTYKQEAVGKFKGYEYSRTGNPTRHALEELIADVEYGHAGFAFGSGMAAISSVMMLFSAGDHVILTDDVYGGTYRVINKVLNRFGLEFTFVDTGDLEQVKAAVQENTKAIFIETPTNPLLKVTDIETIATFAKGNGLMTIVDNTFMTPYFQNPISLGADIVLHSATKYIGGHSDVVAGLVVVNTAQLAEELHFVQNSVGAILGPQDSWLLMRGLKTLGIRMEETNTNAQQIAEFLDGHEAVEAVIYPGLDSHSGKALMEKQARGFGGMISFDVGSKEKADELLAKLKYFTLAESLGAVESLISVPAQMTHASIPEDRRAELGITEGLVRISVGIEDVEDLIEDLQQALA, encoded by the coding sequence ATGAAACCGAAAACTAGATTGATTCACGGCGGGATCTTCGGAGACGAAGCGACCGGCGCTGTATCGACACCGATTTACCAAGTGAGTACCTACAAGCAAGAAGCTGTAGGCAAATTTAAAGGCTACGAATATTCACGGACCGGCAATCCGACGCGCCATGCGCTGGAAGAGTTGATCGCAGACGTAGAATACGGGCATGCTGGATTTGCATTCGGTTCTGGCATGGCGGCCATCTCTTCTGTCATGATGCTGTTTTCAGCAGGCGACCACGTCATTTTGACGGATGATGTGTACGGTGGGACTTATCGTGTTATAAATAAAGTGCTGAATCGCTTCGGGCTTGAATTTACCTTTGTTGATACGGGTGATTTGGAACAAGTGAAAGCTGCCGTTCAGGAAAATACGAAAGCAATCTTTATCGAAACACCAACCAATCCGCTCTTGAAAGTGACCGATATTGAAACAATTGCGACTTTTGCTAAAGGAAATGGGCTAATGACCATCGTGGATAACACCTTTATGACTCCTTATTTCCAAAATCCGATTTCTCTTGGAGCAGATATTGTCTTGCATAGCGCAACGAAGTATATCGGTGGCCATAGCGATGTCGTAGCGGGACTTGTTGTTGTCAATACAGCACAACTGGCCGAGGAATTGCATTTCGTCCAGAATTCCGTTGGCGCGATTCTTGGGCCGCAAGATTCGTGGCTGTTGATGCGCGGGTTGAAAACGCTTGGCATCCGCATGGAAGAGACCAACACCAACGCCCAGCAAATCGCAGAATTCTTAGATGGGCATGAGGCAGTCGAAGCGGTCATTTATCCGGGACTCGACAGCCATTCCGGCAAAGCTTTGATGGAAAAACAAGCACGCGGCTTTGGCGGGATGATTTCATTTGATGTCGGCAGCAAAGAAAAAGCGGATGAGCTGCTTGCCAAGCTCAAATACTTCACCCTAGCGGAAAGTTTAGGCGCAGTAGAAAGTTTAATCTCGGTTCCGGCGCAGATGACGCATGCTTCAATTCCTGAAGACCGCCGTGCAGAACTCGGCATCACAGAAGGCTTGGTACGCATTTCTGTTGGGATTGAAGATGTGGAAGATTTAATAGAAGACTTGCAGCAAGCTTTAGCGTAA
- a CDS encoding immune inhibitor A domain-containing protein, with translation MKKSKWFPILSASALALSLYSPAASAAPVEELPSLGAWDEDRYGERIDIDQELNRLTNDESFQKEAAQRIKDQAGELNDETADGGENAAASEHFTYDGGTKKFLNRNLSFKDFTLRSVGDNVEIWVANDLAYGPNNPKPADIVTQAQVDKLKDEFDSNIYPVATEFFGTPDTLDGSKSPLPGMVGLPEGYYEGSDKVIMLVDNVQDEGWNNPSYPFFVAGFFWQTLENYTDRNIITIDTNSWETRLESTFFGTTIHELQHLIQADNDGAEETWVNEGMSTFSEFLGGYGHGEGSINFYLDHPENSLVNWDEHGTAATGPETIADYGQVYLFTLYMYDKFGKEFIREIATDGNTQGIASIDKVLKEYGTNKTFTELYQDFMTALTLDDDTVSKDYKFDSIDLRELPVGDGVRGKTVDFEKAKTFEKEGVPAWGGDFKEFNLDRTVRGMKFDGVDFLPLQWETVANPLDASEQVLHANNGDEADQALIFGATVPAANPTLSFEHYYNIEEQWDFAAVQVSTDNGETWKSLENDNTRSDVVEEGYPTIKENVPGFTGEKTNWSTETFDLADYAGQDVLVSFRNMTDWGSNEAGWFIKDIQLGDFTADGTSTEPFQSLGQLKGEYVDFTTTFIQTKKNGKQRVFNVNPYNVTEKEALDLQQVLREGNLKMITSYAAAPDQKEAKEFTYEVLYKEDKSKGKKKGNGKK, from the coding sequence ATGAAAAAAAGCAAGTGGTTCCCTATTCTATCAGCGAGCGCATTGGCGCTTTCCCTTTATTCCCCTGCAGCGAGCGCAGCACCGGTTGAGGAGTTGCCGTCACTCGGTGCTTGGGATGAAGATCGCTACGGCGAACGCATCGATATCGACCAAGAATTAAACCGGTTAACGAATGATGAATCGTTCCAAAAAGAAGCAGCGCAGCGCATCAAAGATCAAGCTGGCGAATTGAATGATGAAACAGCAGACGGTGGAGAAAATGCTGCGGCAAGCGAACATTTCACATATGACGGCGGTACGAAAAAATTCTTGAACCGCAATTTGTCATTTAAGGATTTCACACTTCGCAGCGTCGGCGATAACGTGGAAATCTGGGTGGCCAATGATTTAGCGTACGGGCCAAACAATCCGAAACCCGCTGACATCGTCACGCAAGCGCAAGTGGACAAATTGAAAGATGAATTCGACAGTAATATCTACCCAGTAGCGACTGAATTTTTCGGCACTCCAGATACGCTTGATGGCTCAAAATCGCCGCTTCCTGGCATGGTTGGCCTTCCGGAAGGGTATTACGAAGGTTCGGATAAAGTGATCATGCTCGTCGATAACGTACAGGACGAAGGCTGGAACAACCCATCCTACCCGTTCTTCGTAGCCGGCTTCTTCTGGCAGACGCTTGAAAACTACACGGACCGCAATATCATCACCATCGATACCAATTCATGGGAAACGCGTCTGGAGAGCACGTTCTTCGGCACGACAATCCATGAGCTTCAGCATTTGATCCAAGCCGATAACGACGGCGCAGAAGAAACATGGGTTAACGAAGGGATGTCAACATTCTCTGAATTCCTGGGCGGCTACGGCCACGGCGAAGGATCGATCAACTTCTATTTGGACCACCCGGAAAACTCGCTCGTCAACTGGGATGAGCACGGGACAGCGGCAACTGGCCCTGAAACGATCGCAGATTATGGACAAGTCTATTTGTTCACGCTTTATATGTACGACAAGTTCGGTAAGGAATTCATCCGTGAAATTGCTACTGACGGAAACACTCAAGGCATCGCAAGCATTGATAAAGTATTGAAAGAATACGGCACAAACAAAACATTCACTGAACTATACCAGGATTTCATGACGGCTTTGACTTTGGATGACGACACGGTCAGCAAGGATTACAAATTCGATAGCATCGATTTGCGCGAACTGCCAGTCGGTGACGGCGTCCGCGGCAAAACAGTGGATTTCGAGAAAGCAAAAACTTTTGAAAAAGAAGGCGTTCCAGCATGGGGCGGCGACTTTAAGGAATTCAATTTGGACCGCACTGTCCGCGGCATGAAGTTTGACGGCGTGGATTTCCTGCCATTGCAATGGGAAACAGTCGCCAATCCGCTTGACGCTTCTGAGCAAGTGCTTCATGCGAATAATGGCGATGAAGCAGACCAAGCCTTGATCTTCGGGGCAACGGTTCCAGCTGCCAACCCGACTTTGAGCTTCGAGCATTATTACAATATCGAAGAGCAATGGGATTTCGCGGCCGTCCAAGTATCTACGGATAACGGCGAAACGTGGAAATCACTCGAGAATGACAACACGCGTTCCGATGTAGTGGAAGAAGGCTACCCGACGATCAAAGAGAACGTGCCAGGTTTCACAGGAGAGAAAACAAACTGGTCTACTGAAACATTCGATTTGGCTGACTACGCAGGGCAAGACGTATTGGTATCGTTCCGCAACATGACGGACTGGGGTTCCAATGAAGCAGGCTGGTTCATCAAAGATATCCAATTGGGTGATTTCACGGCAGATGGAACGTCTACAGAGCCGTTCCAGTCACTTGGCCAATTGAAAGGTGAGTACGTCGACTTTACGACAACCTTCATCCAAACGAAGAAAAACGGCAAGCAGCGCGTATTCAATGTCAATCCGTACAATGTGACGGAAAAAGAAGCACTCGACTTGCAGCAAGTGCTGCGTGAAGGCAACCTGAAAATGATCACTTCTTATGCAGCAGCGCCAGACCAGAAAGAAGCCAAAGAATTTACGTACGAAGTACTGTACAAAGAAGATAAAAGCAAAGGCAAGAAAAAAGGAAATGGCAAAAAGTAA
- a CDS encoding PLP-dependent cysteine synthase family protein, whose amino-acid sequence MDYATEIQQLIGRTPVLELTHSTIPNGCRIFAKLEFFNPGGSVKDRLGVALIADAEKRGELKAGGTIVEPTAGNTGIGLAIAAIGKGYRLKLVVPQKFSMEKQTLMRALGAEVINTPTAEGIKGAIEKATEIAEQEGAFMPAQFANAANPDTYVQTLGPELWEQMDGKIDIFVAGAGSGGTFMGTSRYLKTQNQAIKTVIVEPEGSILNGGESGPHKTEGIGMELIPPFMDTQYFDSIHTITDKEAFAAVRELAQKEGLLVGSSSGAAFVAALREAQSAKPGSHIATVFADSSERYLSQDIYGALFEEEQQ is encoded by the coding sequence ATGGACTACGCAACAGAGATTCAGCAATTGATCGGCCGCACGCCGGTCCTGGAATTGACGCATAGCACAATTCCGAATGGCTGCCGGATATTCGCCAAACTGGAGTTTTTCAATCCGGGCGGCAGCGTCAAAGACCGTCTCGGCGTGGCGTTGATTGCCGACGCGGAGAAACGCGGAGAGCTCAAAGCAGGCGGCACGATTGTCGAGCCGACTGCCGGCAACACAGGCATCGGGCTCGCGATAGCAGCAATCGGCAAAGGCTACCGCTTGAAGCTGGTCGTCCCGCAAAAATTCAGCATGGAAAAACAGACACTCATGCGCGCATTAGGTGCTGAAGTGATCAATACGCCGACCGCTGAAGGCATCAAAGGCGCCATCGAAAAAGCGACTGAAATTGCCGAGCAAGAAGGCGCGTTCATGCCGGCGCAATTCGCAAACGCCGCCAATCCTGATACCTATGTCCAGACGCTTGGCCCTGAACTTTGGGAGCAGATGGACGGCAAGATCGATATCTTTGTTGCAGGTGCAGGATCGGGCGGTACGTTTATGGGAACTTCCCGTTATTTGAAAACACAAAACCAGGCGATCAAGACCGTCATTGTAGAACCGGAAGGCTCGATCCTAAACGGCGGGGAATCCGGCCCGCACAAGACGGAAGGCATCGGCATGGAATTGATTCCGCCGTTTATGGATACGCAGTATTTTGATAGCATCCACACGATTACAGATAAAGAGGCGTTTGCAGCCGTAAGGGAGCTTGCGCAGAAGGAAGGTCTTCTTGTCGGCAGTTCATCGGGCGCTGCATTTGTTGCGGCTTTGCGTGAAGCGCAATCAGCAAAACCAGGCAGCCATATCGCCACGGTCTTTGCCGATTCAAGCGAACGCTATTTGAGCCAAGATATTTACGGAGCTCTTTTTGAGGAGGAACAGCAATGA